The Arachis ipaensis cultivar K30076 chromosome B07, Araip1.1, whole genome shotgun sequence genome includes a window with the following:
- the LOC107606213 gene encoding kinesin-like protein KIN-4C isoform X2, whose product MENSDGRNVDCVRVAVNIRPLITSELLLGCTDCISVVPGEPQVQIGTHTFTYDYVYGSTGPSSSTIYDDCVAPLVDALFNGYNATVLAYGQTGSGKTYTMGTNYNGEGSSGGIIPRVLESIFEKVKEAKDSMEFLIRVSFIEIFKEEVFDLLDPNSSRGEATSASKPVVLGRVPIQIRETVNGGITLSGVTEAEVKTKEEMASYLSSGSLSRATGSTNMNSQSSRSHAIFTITMEQKKGDDILCAKLHLVDLAGSERAKRTGADGMRLKEGIHINKGLLALGNVISALGDEKKRKEGGHVPYRDSKLTRLLQDSLGGNSKTVMIACVSPADNNIEETLNTLKYANRARNIQNKAIINRDPAAAQAQEMRNQIEQLQAELLFYRGEGVGPFEELQMLKHKTSLLEASNAELQQELKRRRVACESLQQSALEAQVERDQLIMKIEAIRNGKSLDKIDSNSNQDYNLVKSYVSKIQYLEGELKRLKTSNTTNSRHFVNCVDSEDDEPLSSDSHAKAMDLPDESDDEEKELEHSSLQEKLDKELKELDKKLEQKEAEMKLYNNSDPSILRQHYERKLLEMEQEKKILQKEIEQLKENLANISSNSDDGAEKTKQDYLQKLNALEVQVSELKRKQDDQAMLLRQKQKSDEAAKRLYDEIQRIKAQKVQLQQKIKQESEQFRLWKATREKEVLQLKKEGRRNEYEMHKLLALNQRQKLVLQRKTEEASMATKRLKELLESRKASSRESMGVGGGSAPGIQALMKAIEHELEVSVRVHEVRSEYERQMEERNKMASEMSKLKEEVEMMNQYGTSDGSVLMSPGAKNSRIFALENMLSTSSSSLVSMASQLSEAEEQERVFSGKGRWNQVRSVADAKNVMNYLFNIASSSRCLVREKEIICREKDMEIKDLKEKVVRLNYAVRQLEMIKVQLTRQLESQSETLKRYTGSMGEAEYTNMNLHKPENRHSTHVQEDIYMSGAESEYFDDMEATDDEWFEPGESTENKRKSTSTYASLENINLSEHDDKEYSRDEPGCTSGEITSNICCSCSKTSSCNTTKCKCKTTRNNCSSSCGCLATKCANRASISNESTHLGSVEMDKDHLLVAQGAELLRGALVDGLAEIGQQPRKALTDVGNTLAKPKAQKGNQRKKLPKPTTIVVSDPSSSLQPENSGPPKSKKQIDDIFDSKTLTLNIPPRLPSSKPEHAASAPRVEGNALDPDNSPLKIRAARRAASSSDSDVPLWDRNAGKFD is encoded by the exons ATGGAGAACTCAGATGGGAGGAACGTGGATTGCGTGCGTGTAGCGGTTAACATTCGCCCATTGATCACGTCGGAGCTTCTTCTAGGATGCACAGATTGCATTTCTGTTGTTCCAGGCGAACCTCAG GTGCAAATTGGGACTCATACATTCACCTATGATTATGTTTATGGCAGCACGGGGCCATCTTCGTCTACGATATACGATGATTGTGTAGCTCCGCTTGTTGATGCGTTATTTAATGGCTATAATGCCACGGTTCTTGCTTATGGCCAG ACTGGATCTGGAAAAACATACACCATGGGAACAAACTATAATGGAGAGGGAAGTAGTGGTGGAATTATACCAAGGGTATTAGAGAGCATATTTGAAAAAGTTAAGGAAGCAAAGGACTCCATGGAGTTCTTGATCAGAGTATCATTTATTGAG ATATTCAAGGAAGAGGTTTTTGATTTGCTTGATCCCAATTCATCGAGAGGAGAAGCAACTTCTGCTTCGAAGCCTGTTGTGCTAGGTAGAGTGCCCATACAAATCAGAGAAACAGTGAATGGAGGAATAACTCTATCTGGTGTGACTGAGGCTGAAGTTAAGACAAAAGAAGAAATGGCATCTTATCTATCAAGTGGTTCGTTATCGCGTGCCACAGGGAGTACAAATATGAATAGCCAATCAAG TCGTTCACATGCTATATTTACCATCACAATGGAGCAAAAGAAAGGTGATGATATCTTATGTGCCAAACTGCATTTGGTAGATCTTGCTGGTTCTGAGCGTGCAAAAAGAACTGGGGCAGATGGCATGCGTTTAAAAGAAG GAATTCATATCAACAAGGGGTTGTTAGCTCTTGGAAATGTTATAAGTGCACTGGGAGATGAAAAAAAGCGAAAAGAGGGAGGTCATGTTCCATATCGTGATAGCAAATTGACACGCCTGTTGCAG GATTCTCTGGGGGGAAACAGCAAAACAGTGATGATAG CATGTGTTAGTCCAGCTGACAACAATATTGAAGAGACACTGAACACCTTAAAGTATGCAAATCGTGCTCGCAACATTCAGAACAAAGCAATT ATTAATCGTGATCCAGCTGCAGCTCAGGCACAGGAAATGCGAAATCAAATTGAGCAGTTGCAAGCTGAGCTTCTATTTTATAGAGGTGAAGGTGTGGGACCATTTGAGGAGCTTCAG atGCTTAAACATAAAACTTCGTTACTTGAAGCAAGCAATGCAGAGCTACAACAGGAGCTAAAAAGACGTCGAGTAGCTTGTGAGAGTTTACAACAATCTGCCCTTGAAGCTCAG GTTGAAAGAGACCAGCTGATTATGAAAATAGAAGCTATACGAAACGGTAAATCCTTGGACAAGATTGACTCTAATTCAAATCAG GACTACAACTTGGTAAAATCTTATGTGTCAAAGATCCAATATCTTGAAGGGGAATTGAAACGTTTGAAGACTTCAAACACCACGAATTCAAGACATTTTGTTAACTGTGTTGATTCCGAAGATGATGAACCACTTTCATCTGATAGCCATGCTAAAGCTATGGATTTACCAG ATGAATCAGATGATGAAGAAAAGGAGCTAGAACACTCTTCTCTCCAAGAAAAATTGGATAAGGAGCTCAAAGAACTGGACAAAAAACTTGAACAAAAGGAG GCTGAAATGAAGTTGTACAATAACTCTGATCCTTCAATTCTTAGGCAACATTATGAAAGGAAACTTCTTGAGATGGAACAAGAGAAGAAAATTTTGCAG AAAGAAATTGAGCAACTTAAAGAGAATCTTGCAAATATTTCTTCCAACTCTGATGACGGTGCTGAAAAGACAAAGCAGGATTATCTACAAAAGTTGAATGCGCTTGAAGTGCAA GTTTCCGAACTGAAGAGGAAACAAGATGACCAGGCTATGCTTTTGAGACAAAAACAAAAGAGTGATGAGGCTGCAAAACGACTTTATGATGAAATACAACGAATTAAAGCTCAGAAG GTTCAACTTCAACAAAAGATTAAGCAGGAATCTGAACAATTTAGGTTATGGAAAGCTACACGTGAAAAAGAAGTTCTTCAG CTTAAGAAAGAGGGGAGGAGGAACGAATATGAGATGCATAAGCTATTAGCGTTAAATCAAAGGCAAAAGCTA GTACTGCAAAGGAAGACAGAAGAAGCTTCCATGGCTACCAAAAGGCTGAAAGAACTTTTGGAATCTCGAAAGGCTTCCTCACGTGAATCCATGG GTGTTGGTGGTGGGAGTGCTCCTGGAATTCAG gctTTGATGAAGGCAATCGAGCATGAGCTTGAAGTTTCTGTTCGAGTGCACGAAGTACGCTCGGAATATGAGCGTCAAATGGAAGA GAGGAATAAAATGGCCTCAGAGATGAGTAAGCTAAAGGAGGAAGTAGAGATGATGAATCAATATGGTACAAG TGATGGCTCTGTGTTAATGTCTCCTGGAGCCAAAAATTCAAGGATTTTTGCccttgaaaacatgctttctacttcttcttcatctctagTGTCTATGGCTTCCCAGTTGTCAGAGGCAGAAGAGCAAGAACGGGTTTTTAGTGGTAAGGGACGTTGGAACCAAGTCCGGTCCGTTGCAGATGCTAAGAATGTGATGAATTATCTGTTCAACATAGCATCTTCCTCGAG GTGTTTAGTGCGAGAGAAAGAAATAATCTGCAGAGAGAaggacatggagattaaagattTAAAGGAAAAGGTAGTAAGGTTAAACTATGCAGTTCGACAGTTGGAAATGATAAAAGTTCAACTTACTCGTCAGTTGGAATCACAG AGTGAAACTTTAAAGAGGTATACAGGATCTATGGGAGAAGCAGAATACACTAACATGAATTTGCACAAGCCG GAAAACCGCCATTCTACACATGTACAGGAGGATATATACATGTCTGGTGCAGAATCAGAATATTTTGATGACATGGAAGCAACAGATGACGAGTGGTTTGAGCCAGGAGAATCAACTGAGAATAAACGGAAATCCACAAGCACATACGCAAGCTTAGAGAATATCAACCTTTCAGAACATGATGATAAAGAGTATTCAAGAGATGAACCTGGATGTACATCTGGAGAAATAACATCAAATATTTGCTGCTCTTGTAGTAAAACTTCATCATGTAACACAACAAAATGCAAGTGCAAAACCACAAGAAACAATTGCAGTAGTTCTTGTGGTTGCCTAGCAACCAAGTGTGCTAATAGAGCATCAATCTCAAATGAGTCAACACATCTGGGATCAGTTGAGATGGACAAAGACCACCTTCTTGTTGCTCAAGGTGCAGAGTTACTTCGTGGAGCACTGGTTGATGGGCTTGCCGAAATAGGCCAACAACCTAGAAAGGCTCTTACTGACGTAGGAAATACTTTG GCCAAACCAAAAGCTCAAAAGGGTAATCAGAGAAAGAAATTGCCTAAACCCACCACAATTGTTGTGTCCGATCCTTCGTCTTCCTTGCAACCCGAGAATTCTGGACCTCCCAAGTCCAAGAAACAAATTGATGATATATTTGATTCAAAAACACTAACATTGAATATACCACCAAGACTACCCTCCTCTAAGCCTGAACATGCTGCCTCTGCCCCTAGGGTAGAGGGTAATGCCTTGGACCCAGATAACAGTCCTTTAAAAATAAGGGCTGCA
- the LOC107606213 gene encoding kinesin-like protein KIN-4C isoform X1, whose product MENSDGRNVDCVRVAVNIRPLITSELLLGCTDCISVVPGEPQVQIGTHTFTYDYVYGSTGPSSSTIYDDCVAPLVDALFNGYNATVLAYGQTGSGKTYTMGTNYNGEGSSGGIIPRVLESIFEKVKEAKDSMEFLIRVSFIEIFKEEVFDLLDPNSSRGEATSASKPVVLGRVPIQIRETVNGGITLSGVTEAEVKTKEEMASYLSSGSLSRATGSTNMNSQSSRSHAIFTITMEQKKGDDILCAKLHLVDLAGSERAKRTGADGMRLKEGIHINKGLLALGNVISALGDEKKRKEGGHVPYRDSKLTRLLQDSLGGNSKTVMIACVSPADNNIEETLNTLKYANRARNIQNKAIINRDPAAAQAQEMRNQIEQLQAELLFYRGEGVGPFEELQMLKHKTSLLEASNAELQQELKRRRVACESLQQSALEAQVERDQLIMKIEAIRNGKSLDKIDSNSNQDYNLVKSYVSKIQYLEGELKRLKTSNTTNSRHFVNCVDSEDDEPLSSDSHAKAMDLPDESDDEEKELEHSSLQEKLDKELKELDKKLEQKEAEMKLYNNSDPSILRQHYERKLLEMEQEKKILQKEIEQLKENLANISSNSDDGAEKTKQDYLQKLNALEVQVSELKRKQDDQAMLLRQKQKSDEAAKRLYDEIQRIKAQKVQLQQKIKQESEQFRLWKATREKEVLQLKKEGRRNEYEMHKLLALNQRQKLVLQRKTEEASMATKRLKELLESRKASSRESMGVGGGSAPGIQALMKAIEHELEVSVRVHEVRSEYERQMEEYVTFRRNKMASEMSKLKEEVEMMNQYGTSDGSVLMSPGAKNSRIFALENMLSTSSSSLVSMASQLSEAEEQERVFSGKGRWNQVRSVADAKNVMNYLFNIASSSRCLVREKEIICREKDMEIKDLKEKVVRLNYAVRQLEMIKVQLTRQLESQSETLKRYTGSMGEAEYTNMNLHKPENRHSTHVQEDIYMSGAESEYFDDMEATDDEWFEPGESTENKRKSTSTYASLENINLSEHDDKEYSRDEPGCTSGEITSNICCSCSKTSSCNTTKCKCKTTRNNCSSSCGCLATKCANRASISNESTHLGSVEMDKDHLLVAQGAELLRGALVDGLAEIGQQPRKALTDVGNTLAKPKAQKGNQRKKLPKPTTIVVSDPSSSLQPENSGPPKSKKQIDDIFDSKTLTLNIPPRLPSSKPEHAASAPRVEGNALDPDNSPLKIRAARRAASSSDSDVPLWDRNAGKFD is encoded by the exons ATGGAGAACTCAGATGGGAGGAACGTGGATTGCGTGCGTGTAGCGGTTAACATTCGCCCATTGATCACGTCGGAGCTTCTTCTAGGATGCACAGATTGCATTTCTGTTGTTCCAGGCGAACCTCAG GTGCAAATTGGGACTCATACATTCACCTATGATTATGTTTATGGCAGCACGGGGCCATCTTCGTCTACGATATACGATGATTGTGTAGCTCCGCTTGTTGATGCGTTATTTAATGGCTATAATGCCACGGTTCTTGCTTATGGCCAG ACTGGATCTGGAAAAACATACACCATGGGAACAAACTATAATGGAGAGGGAAGTAGTGGTGGAATTATACCAAGGGTATTAGAGAGCATATTTGAAAAAGTTAAGGAAGCAAAGGACTCCATGGAGTTCTTGATCAGAGTATCATTTATTGAG ATATTCAAGGAAGAGGTTTTTGATTTGCTTGATCCCAATTCATCGAGAGGAGAAGCAACTTCTGCTTCGAAGCCTGTTGTGCTAGGTAGAGTGCCCATACAAATCAGAGAAACAGTGAATGGAGGAATAACTCTATCTGGTGTGACTGAGGCTGAAGTTAAGACAAAAGAAGAAATGGCATCTTATCTATCAAGTGGTTCGTTATCGCGTGCCACAGGGAGTACAAATATGAATAGCCAATCAAG TCGTTCACATGCTATATTTACCATCACAATGGAGCAAAAGAAAGGTGATGATATCTTATGTGCCAAACTGCATTTGGTAGATCTTGCTGGTTCTGAGCGTGCAAAAAGAACTGGGGCAGATGGCATGCGTTTAAAAGAAG GAATTCATATCAACAAGGGGTTGTTAGCTCTTGGAAATGTTATAAGTGCACTGGGAGATGAAAAAAAGCGAAAAGAGGGAGGTCATGTTCCATATCGTGATAGCAAATTGACACGCCTGTTGCAG GATTCTCTGGGGGGAAACAGCAAAACAGTGATGATAG CATGTGTTAGTCCAGCTGACAACAATATTGAAGAGACACTGAACACCTTAAAGTATGCAAATCGTGCTCGCAACATTCAGAACAAAGCAATT ATTAATCGTGATCCAGCTGCAGCTCAGGCACAGGAAATGCGAAATCAAATTGAGCAGTTGCAAGCTGAGCTTCTATTTTATAGAGGTGAAGGTGTGGGACCATTTGAGGAGCTTCAG atGCTTAAACATAAAACTTCGTTACTTGAAGCAAGCAATGCAGAGCTACAACAGGAGCTAAAAAGACGTCGAGTAGCTTGTGAGAGTTTACAACAATCTGCCCTTGAAGCTCAG GTTGAAAGAGACCAGCTGATTATGAAAATAGAAGCTATACGAAACGGTAAATCCTTGGACAAGATTGACTCTAATTCAAATCAG GACTACAACTTGGTAAAATCTTATGTGTCAAAGATCCAATATCTTGAAGGGGAATTGAAACGTTTGAAGACTTCAAACACCACGAATTCAAGACATTTTGTTAACTGTGTTGATTCCGAAGATGATGAACCACTTTCATCTGATAGCCATGCTAAAGCTATGGATTTACCAG ATGAATCAGATGATGAAGAAAAGGAGCTAGAACACTCTTCTCTCCAAGAAAAATTGGATAAGGAGCTCAAAGAACTGGACAAAAAACTTGAACAAAAGGAG GCTGAAATGAAGTTGTACAATAACTCTGATCCTTCAATTCTTAGGCAACATTATGAAAGGAAACTTCTTGAGATGGAACAAGAGAAGAAAATTTTGCAG AAAGAAATTGAGCAACTTAAAGAGAATCTTGCAAATATTTCTTCCAACTCTGATGACGGTGCTGAAAAGACAAAGCAGGATTATCTACAAAAGTTGAATGCGCTTGAAGTGCAA GTTTCCGAACTGAAGAGGAAACAAGATGACCAGGCTATGCTTTTGAGACAAAAACAAAAGAGTGATGAGGCTGCAAAACGACTTTATGATGAAATACAACGAATTAAAGCTCAGAAG GTTCAACTTCAACAAAAGATTAAGCAGGAATCTGAACAATTTAGGTTATGGAAAGCTACACGTGAAAAAGAAGTTCTTCAG CTTAAGAAAGAGGGGAGGAGGAACGAATATGAGATGCATAAGCTATTAGCGTTAAATCAAAGGCAAAAGCTA GTACTGCAAAGGAAGACAGAAGAAGCTTCCATGGCTACCAAAAGGCTGAAAGAACTTTTGGAATCTCGAAAGGCTTCCTCACGTGAATCCATGG GTGTTGGTGGTGGGAGTGCTCCTGGAATTCAG gctTTGATGAAGGCAATCGAGCATGAGCTTGAAGTTTCTGTTCGAGTGCACGAAGTACGCTCGGAATATGAGCGTCAAATGGAAGAGTACGTGACATTTAG GAGGAATAAAATGGCCTCAGAGATGAGTAAGCTAAAGGAGGAAGTAGAGATGATGAATCAATATGGTACAAG TGATGGCTCTGTGTTAATGTCTCCTGGAGCCAAAAATTCAAGGATTTTTGCccttgaaaacatgctttctacttcttcttcatctctagTGTCTATGGCTTCCCAGTTGTCAGAGGCAGAAGAGCAAGAACGGGTTTTTAGTGGTAAGGGACGTTGGAACCAAGTCCGGTCCGTTGCAGATGCTAAGAATGTGATGAATTATCTGTTCAACATAGCATCTTCCTCGAG GTGTTTAGTGCGAGAGAAAGAAATAATCTGCAGAGAGAaggacatggagattaaagattTAAAGGAAAAGGTAGTAAGGTTAAACTATGCAGTTCGACAGTTGGAAATGATAAAAGTTCAACTTACTCGTCAGTTGGAATCACAG AGTGAAACTTTAAAGAGGTATACAGGATCTATGGGAGAAGCAGAATACACTAACATGAATTTGCACAAGCCG GAAAACCGCCATTCTACACATGTACAGGAGGATATATACATGTCTGGTGCAGAATCAGAATATTTTGATGACATGGAAGCAACAGATGACGAGTGGTTTGAGCCAGGAGAATCAACTGAGAATAAACGGAAATCCACAAGCACATACGCAAGCTTAGAGAATATCAACCTTTCAGAACATGATGATAAAGAGTATTCAAGAGATGAACCTGGATGTACATCTGGAGAAATAACATCAAATATTTGCTGCTCTTGTAGTAAAACTTCATCATGTAACACAACAAAATGCAAGTGCAAAACCACAAGAAACAATTGCAGTAGTTCTTGTGGTTGCCTAGCAACCAAGTGTGCTAATAGAGCATCAATCTCAAATGAGTCAACACATCTGGGATCAGTTGAGATGGACAAAGACCACCTTCTTGTTGCTCAAGGTGCAGAGTTACTTCGTGGAGCACTGGTTGATGGGCTTGCCGAAATAGGCCAACAACCTAGAAAGGCTCTTACTGACGTAGGAAATACTTTG GCCAAACCAAAAGCTCAAAAGGGTAATCAGAGAAAGAAATTGCCTAAACCCACCACAATTGTTGTGTCCGATCCTTCGTCTTCCTTGCAACCCGAGAATTCTGGACCTCCCAAGTCCAAGAAACAAATTGATGATATATTTGATTCAAAAACACTAACATTGAATATACCACCAAGACTACCCTCCTCTAAGCCTGAACATGCTGCCTCTGCCCCTAGGGTAGAGGGTAATGCCTTGGACCCAGATAACAGTCCTTTAAAAATAAGGGCTGCA
- the LOC107606213 gene encoding kinesin-like protein KIN-4C isoform X3, with amino-acid sequence MENSDGRNVDCVRVAVNIRPLITSELLLGCTDCISVVPGEPQVQIGTHTFTYDYVYGSTGPSSSTIYDDCVAPLVDALFNGYNATVLAYGQTGSGKTYTMGTNYNGEGSSGGIIPRVLESIFEKVKEAKDSMEFLIRVSFIEIFKEEVFDLLDPNSSRGEATSASKPVVLGRVPIQIRETVNGGITLSGVTEAEVKTKEEMASYLSSGSLSRATGSTNMNSQSSRSHAIFTITMEQKKGDDILCAKLHLVDLAGSERAKRTGADGMRLKEGIHINKGLLALGNVISALGDEKKRKEGGHVPYRDSKLTRLLQDSLGGNSKTVMIACVSPADNNIEETLNTLKYANRARNIQNKAIINRDPAAAQAQEMRNQIEQLQAELLFYRGEGVGPFEELQMLKHKTSLLEASNAELQQELKRRRVACESLQQSALEAQVERDQLIMKIEAIRNGKSLDKIDSNSNQDYNLVKSYVSKIQYLEGELKRLKTSNTTNSRHFVNCVDSEDDEPLSSDSHAKAMDLPDESDDEEKELEHSSLQEKLDKELKELDKKLEQKEAEMKLYNNSDPSILRQHYERKLLEMEQEKKILQKEIEQLKENLANISSNSDDGAEKTKQDYLQKLNALEVQVSELKRKQDDQAMLLRQKQKSDEAAKRLYDEIQRIKAQKVQLQQKIKQESEQFRLWKATREKEVLQLKKEGRRNEYEMHKLLALNQRQKLVLQRKTEEASMATKRLKELLESRKASSRESMGVGGGSAPGIQALMKAIEHELEVSVRVHEVRSEYERQMEEYVTFRRNKMASEMSKLKEEVEMMNQYGTSDGSVLMSPGAKNSRIFALENMLSTSSSSLVSMASQLSEAEEQERVFSGKGRWNQVRSVADAKNVMNYLFNIASSSRCLVREKEIICREKDMEIKDLKEKVVRLNYAVRQLEMIKVQLTRQLESQSETLKRYTGSMGEAEYTNMNLHKPEDIYMSGAESEYFDDMEATDDEWFEPGESTENKRKSTSTYASLENINLSEHDDKEYSRDEPGCTSGEITSNICCSCSKTSSCNTTKCKCKTTRNNCSSSCGCLATKCANRASISNESTHLGSVEMDKDHLLVAQGAELLRGALVDGLAEIGQQPRKALTDVGNTLAKPKAQKGNQRKKLPKPTTIVVSDPSSSLQPENSGPPKSKKQIDDIFDSKTLTLNIPPRLPSSKPEHAASAPRVEGNALDPDNSPLKIRAARRAASSSDSDVPLWDRNAGKFD; translated from the exons ATGGAGAACTCAGATGGGAGGAACGTGGATTGCGTGCGTGTAGCGGTTAACATTCGCCCATTGATCACGTCGGAGCTTCTTCTAGGATGCACAGATTGCATTTCTGTTGTTCCAGGCGAACCTCAG GTGCAAATTGGGACTCATACATTCACCTATGATTATGTTTATGGCAGCACGGGGCCATCTTCGTCTACGATATACGATGATTGTGTAGCTCCGCTTGTTGATGCGTTATTTAATGGCTATAATGCCACGGTTCTTGCTTATGGCCAG ACTGGATCTGGAAAAACATACACCATGGGAACAAACTATAATGGAGAGGGAAGTAGTGGTGGAATTATACCAAGGGTATTAGAGAGCATATTTGAAAAAGTTAAGGAAGCAAAGGACTCCATGGAGTTCTTGATCAGAGTATCATTTATTGAG ATATTCAAGGAAGAGGTTTTTGATTTGCTTGATCCCAATTCATCGAGAGGAGAAGCAACTTCTGCTTCGAAGCCTGTTGTGCTAGGTAGAGTGCCCATACAAATCAGAGAAACAGTGAATGGAGGAATAACTCTATCTGGTGTGACTGAGGCTGAAGTTAAGACAAAAGAAGAAATGGCATCTTATCTATCAAGTGGTTCGTTATCGCGTGCCACAGGGAGTACAAATATGAATAGCCAATCAAG TCGTTCACATGCTATATTTACCATCACAATGGAGCAAAAGAAAGGTGATGATATCTTATGTGCCAAACTGCATTTGGTAGATCTTGCTGGTTCTGAGCGTGCAAAAAGAACTGGGGCAGATGGCATGCGTTTAAAAGAAG GAATTCATATCAACAAGGGGTTGTTAGCTCTTGGAAATGTTATAAGTGCACTGGGAGATGAAAAAAAGCGAAAAGAGGGAGGTCATGTTCCATATCGTGATAGCAAATTGACACGCCTGTTGCAG GATTCTCTGGGGGGAAACAGCAAAACAGTGATGATAG CATGTGTTAGTCCAGCTGACAACAATATTGAAGAGACACTGAACACCTTAAAGTATGCAAATCGTGCTCGCAACATTCAGAACAAAGCAATT ATTAATCGTGATCCAGCTGCAGCTCAGGCACAGGAAATGCGAAATCAAATTGAGCAGTTGCAAGCTGAGCTTCTATTTTATAGAGGTGAAGGTGTGGGACCATTTGAGGAGCTTCAG atGCTTAAACATAAAACTTCGTTACTTGAAGCAAGCAATGCAGAGCTACAACAGGAGCTAAAAAGACGTCGAGTAGCTTGTGAGAGTTTACAACAATCTGCCCTTGAAGCTCAG GTTGAAAGAGACCAGCTGATTATGAAAATAGAAGCTATACGAAACGGTAAATCCTTGGACAAGATTGACTCTAATTCAAATCAG GACTACAACTTGGTAAAATCTTATGTGTCAAAGATCCAATATCTTGAAGGGGAATTGAAACGTTTGAAGACTTCAAACACCACGAATTCAAGACATTTTGTTAACTGTGTTGATTCCGAAGATGATGAACCACTTTCATCTGATAGCCATGCTAAAGCTATGGATTTACCAG ATGAATCAGATGATGAAGAAAAGGAGCTAGAACACTCTTCTCTCCAAGAAAAATTGGATAAGGAGCTCAAAGAACTGGACAAAAAACTTGAACAAAAGGAG GCTGAAATGAAGTTGTACAATAACTCTGATCCTTCAATTCTTAGGCAACATTATGAAAGGAAACTTCTTGAGATGGAACAAGAGAAGAAAATTTTGCAG AAAGAAATTGAGCAACTTAAAGAGAATCTTGCAAATATTTCTTCCAACTCTGATGACGGTGCTGAAAAGACAAAGCAGGATTATCTACAAAAGTTGAATGCGCTTGAAGTGCAA GTTTCCGAACTGAAGAGGAAACAAGATGACCAGGCTATGCTTTTGAGACAAAAACAAAAGAGTGATGAGGCTGCAAAACGACTTTATGATGAAATACAACGAATTAAAGCTCAGAAG GTTCAACTTCAACAAAAGATTAAGCAGGAATCTGAACAATTTAGGTTATGGAAAGCTACACGTGAAAAAGAAGTTCTTCAG CTTAAGAAAGAGGGGAGGAGGAACGAATATGAGATGCATAAGCTATTAGCGTTAAATCAAAGGCAAAAGCTA GTACTGCAAAGGAAGACAGAAGAAGCTTCCATGGCTACCAAAAGGCTGAAAGAACTTTTGGAATCTCGAAAGGCTTCCTCACGTGAATCCATGG GTGTTGGTGGTGGGAGTGCTCCTGGAATTCAG gctTTGATGAAGGCAATCGAGCATGAGCTTGAAGTTTCTGTTCGAGTGCACGAAGTACGCTCGGAATATGAGCGTCAAATGGAAGAGTACGTGACATTTAG GAGGAATAAAATGGCCTCAGAGATGAGTAAGCTAAAGGAGGAAGTAGAGATGATGAATCAATATGGTACAAG TGATGGCTCTGTGTTAATGTCTCCTGGAGCCAAAAATTCAAGGATTTTTGCccttgaaaacatgctttctacttcttcttcatctctagTGTCTATGGCTTCCCAGTTGTCAGAGGCAGAAGAGCAAGAACGGGTTTTTAGTGGTAAGGGACGTTGGAACCAAGTCCGGTCCGTTGCAGATGCTAAGAATGTGATGAATTATCTGTTCAACATAGCATCTTCCTCGAG GTGTTTAGTGCGAGAGAAAGAAATAATCTGCAGAGAGAaggacatggagattaaagattTAAAGGAAAAGGTAGTAAGGTTAAACTATGCAGTTCGACAGTTGGAAATGATAAAAGTTCAACTTACTCGTCAGTTGGAATCACAG AGTGAAACTTTAAAGAGGTATACAGGATCTATGGGAGAAGCAGAATACACTAACATGAATTTGCACAAGCCG GAGGATATATACATGTCTGGTGCAGAATCAGAATATTTTGATGACATGGAAGCAACAGATGACGAGTGGTTTGAGCCAGGAGAATCAACTGAGAATAAACGGAAATCCACAAGCACATACGCAAGCTTAGAGAATATCAACCTTTCAGAACATGATGATAAAGAGTATTCAAGAGATGAACCTGGATGTACATCTGGAGAAATAACATCAAATATTTGCTGCTCTTGTAGTAAAACTTCATCATGTAACACAACAAAATGCAAGTGCAAAACCACAAGAAACAATTGCAGTAGTTCTTGTGGTTGCCTAGCAACCAAGTGTGCTAATAGAGCATCAATCTCAAATGAGTCAACACATCTGGGATCAGTTGAGATGGACAAAGACCACCTTCTTGTTGCTCAAGGTGCAGAGTTACTTCGTGGAGCACTGGTTGATGGGCTTGCCGAAATAGGCCAACAACCTAGAAAGGCTCTTACTGACGTAGGAAATACTTTG GCCAAACCAAAAGCTCAAAAGGGTAATCAGAGAAAGAAATTGCCTAAACCCACCACAATTGTTGTGTCCGATCCTTCGTCTTCCTTGCAACCCGAGAATTCTGGACCTCCCAAGTCCAAGAAACAAATTGATGATATATTTGATTCAAAAACACTAACATTGAATATACCACCAAGACTACCCTCCTCTAAGCCTGAACATGCTGCCTCTGCCCCTAGGGTAGAGGGTAATGCCTTGGACCCAGATAACAGTCCTTTAAAAATAAGGGCTGCA